The genomic segment ACGGTGTACACCGCCCGCGCGGACGTGGTGGGCGTGTACGTGAGTCCCGAGCAGCGCGGCGCCGGCACCGTGGACGCCCTCTTCGACGCCGCGGCGGCGTGGGTCGCCGGTCTCGGCATCCGTCGCCTGACCCTGGACGTGCACGCCGACAACTCCCGCGCGCAGGCGGCGTACCGCCGCAACGGCTTCGCACCCACCGGCGACAGCTTCACCAGCTCCATCGGACCCGAGATCGTGATGGAGCGGGTGCTCTGACCCCGCGCGCGGGGAGGACGCCGGCACGCCGGTAGGGTGGGCGCGTGACCGCCGCCCGTCGCCTGCTCCTCGTCAACGGCCCGAACCTCAACCTCCTGGGCATCCGCGAGCCCGCCGTCTACGGCACCGCGACGCTCGCGGACGTGGAGCGCCTGACGACGGATGCCGCCGCCCGCCGCGGCTTCGATGTCCGCGCGGTGCAGAGCAACCACGAAGGCGTGCTGCTGGACGCGATCCACGCGGCCCGCGACGACTGCGCCGGGATCGTCATCAACCCGGGAGGCCTCACCCACACCTCGGTCGTCCTGCGCGATGCGCTGTCCGGAGTCGGGCTCCCGGTCGCCGAGGTGCACATCTCCGACATCCGCTCCCGCGAGGAGTTCCGCCACCACTCGTACATCGCCGACGTCGCGGTCGTGCACGTGATGGGTGAGGGCGTGGCGGGGTACGGCCGGGCGGTGGACCTGCTGATCGACGCCATCACCGGCCACGCCGAGGGCTGACGGGCGGGGCGGGAGCAGGCATCCCGTAGAATCGACCGTCGGCATGCCCGGCCCCGGCGCTCGCAGACGGGGCAGGGGCGGCCTCCCTCACTTCAACGAAACGGACCCGCATCCTCATGGCATCCACCGCAGACATCAAGAACGGCGTCGTCCTGAACATCGACGGGCAGCTCTGGAGCGTCGTGGAGTTCCAGCACGTCAAGCCCGGCAAGGGCGGCGCCTTCGTGCGCACCAAGCTCAAGAACGTCGTCACCGGCAAGGTCGTCGACAAGACGTACAACGCGGGCGCGAAGATCGAGATCGAGAACGTCGACCGCCGCGACTTCACCTACCTGTACAGTGACGGCGACGGCTTCGTGTTCATGGACACCAGCGACTACGACCAGATCACGGTTCCCGCCGCCACGGTGGGCGACGCGAAGAACTTCCTGCTGGAGAACCAGCAGGTGACCATCGCCCTCAACAACGGCAACCCGCTGTACATCGACCTTCCCGCGTCGGTCGTGCTCGAGATCACCTACACCGAGCCCGGCCTGCAGGGCGACCGCTCCTCGGCGGGCACCAAGCCCGCCACGGTCGAGACGGGCTATGAGATCCAGGTCCCGCTGTTCCTCGAGACCGGCACGAAGGTCAAGGTCGACACCCGTACGGGCGACTACCTCGGCCGCGTCAACTGACGCCGCCGGCTGCCGACCATGAGCTCCCGCTCGAAGGCGCGCAAGCGCGCGCTCGACATCCTCTTCCAGGCCGACGTCCGCGGCGACCAGCCGGCGGTGATCCTCGCCGCGGAGGCCCGGCGCGCGGCCGGCGAGCCGGCGCGGCAGGCGTCGTGGCTGTACGCCCGTGAGATCGTCGACGGGGTGATCGACAACCAGGACGCGATCGACGAGCAGATCACGACATTCGCGAAAGACTGGTCGCTCGCGCGCATGCCCGCCGTGGATCGCGCGGTCCTGCGCATCGCCACGTGGGAGCTGCTGTACAACGACGAGGTGCCCGCCGCCGTCGCGATCGACGAGGCGGTGGAGCTCGCGAAGGAGTACTCGACCGACGACTCCGGCGCGTTCGTCCACGGCGTCCTGGCCCGCATCGCCCGCGCGTCCTGAGCGAGCGGGACCGGCCGGCCGGCTGTCCGGAGGGGTTGCCAGGATGGATGCCGTGACCCCGCCGTTCGTCGATCCCTCGCACATCCGCGCGTTCACCGACGCCGGCTCCTACGTGCGCGGCGCGGCGTACTTCGCCGACGGCGCCGTGCAGCAGCTGAGATGGGACGCGGGCGCCGGCGTGCTCGAGTCGTCGGTCGAGGGGGGCGGCGGACGCTCCTATCGCTGCCGCGTCCGGATCGATCCGCAGCGGGCCGATCGGCCGATCGCGGCGACGTCCTGCACCTGTCCGGTGCAGTTCGACTGCAAGCACACCGTCGCCACGCTGCTGGCGGCCAATCGCCTCGCCGCGGCAGCGGCGTCCCCCGACGACGGCACCTCCTGGCGGGCGGTGTTCGCGCCCGCGCCCCCCGCGCGCACCGACGGGATCGTGCTCGCGCTCGGGCTGGAGCTGCGCCAGCGCATCCATCGCGGCGCGTCCACGTGGGCGCCTGCCCGCGTGGAGACGGCGACACCGCGCGGGCTGCACCAGTTCGGCGCCGATGTGCTGGTGGGAATGCGCCCGCTGCAGCGCTCGTCCCGCTCCGACGCGTGGATCAAGGGCGGCGTCTCGTGGGACGCGCTGCGCCGCCCCGGGGGGCGGTTCGACCCCGCACACGCCCGCTGGTTCGCCGAGCTGCACAGCATCGGCCGTGACGTGCGCTCCTTCGGTGCCTTCTCCGACGTCTCGGAGTGGCTGACGCTCGACGACATCGAGTCGGGCCTGCTGTGGCCGCACCTGCGGTCGGCGGCAGAGCGCGGCATCCCGCTCGTGGCCACCAAGCGCGGCACCGTCGTGACGCTCGCCGACAGCGCGACCGTCGCCGTCCGGGCCCTGCGGACGGCAGGAGGCTTCGATGTCGCCCCGGTGGTGACGATCGACGGGGAGCGGGCGGATGCCGCGGCGGTGCGTCCGGTCGGACGCACGGGCGTCTACCGGTTCGCGGTCGCTCCCGATCGGATCGAGCTCGTCCTCGCGCCGGTCGCGCTCCCGGACCCGGTGCCCACGCTGCTGTCAGCCCGCGACCCGGTCCGCGTTCCCCGAGAGGAGGCGGACGAGTTCGTCCGTGATCACCTGCCGAGGATCGCGCGTCGCGTGACCGTGGAGGCGCCGGGGATCGCCCTGACCGCACCGCCGCGCCCGCACCTGGTGGTGCGGGTGCACTTCGAGCCGGACCACCGGCTGGTGTACACCTTGGCGTGGCGTTACGGAGACGGCGACCCGCTCGGTCTCGACGCCCCGGGCGACGATCGCGACGCGGACGCCGAGAACGTCATCCGTGCCCGCGTGCAGGACCTCTGGCACGAGCACGCACCCGTGGGGTTCGCCTCGTCGGGCTCGCTGGCGGGACTCGACGCCGCCGAGTTCGCCTCACGGCTGCTGCCGGTGCTCGAGGAGGAGCCCGACGTCCGCATCGAGGTCTCCGGCCGACGACCGCGGTACCGCGAGCTCACGGGCGACCCGCGGATCGACGTCCGCACGGTCGAGACGGCGGATCCGGACTGGTTCGACCTCGGGGTGGTCGTGACGATCGACGGGCGGCGCATCCCGTTCGGCACGCTGTTCACCGCGCTGACCCGCGGTCGGCGGAAGATCCTCCTGAGCGACGGCGCCTACTTCTCCCTGGCGCATCCCTCCCTGCGCCGCCTCCGCGAGCTCATCGAAGAGGCGGGCGAGCTGGAGGAGTGGGAGGCCGGTCCCCGTATCAGCAGGTATCAGACCGCGTTGTGGGCGGACTTCGAGGACCTCGCGGACGAGGCGCAGCCCGCGGTGGCGTGGCGCGCCACGGTCGAAGGACTCCGGCGCGCCGACGGCGTGCCGGAGACCGCACTGCCCGCAGGACTCCACGCCGAGCTGCGGCCCTACCAGCGCGACGGGTACGACTGGCTGAGCTTTCTGTGGCACCACCGGCTCGGCGGCATCCTCGCCGACGACATGGGTCTCGGCAAGACGCTTCAGCTGCTCGCGCTCATCGCGCACGCCCGCGAGAGCGGCGAGGCCCGCCCGTTCCTCGTGGTCGCGCCGACCTCGGTGGTGTCGACCTGGCGGACCGAGGCAGAGCGGTTCGCCCCGGGGCTCAGAGTTCGAGTGGTAGGGGCCACGCGCGCGAAGCGGGGACCGACGGCGGCGGGAGCCGCCGAGGCGACCGACGTCGTCGTGACGTCCTACACGCTGCTGCGGCTGAACGAACGCGAGTTCCGCGACGTGGAGTGGGCCGGGGTCATCCTCGACGAGGCGCAGTTCGTGAAGAACAGCCGGACCAAGGCCTACCGGGCGGTGCGCGACCTGCCCGCCGACGTGGTCTACGCCGTGACCGGCACACCGCTGGAGAACAGCCTCACCGAGCTGTGGGCGCTGCTCTCGCTCACGGCGCCCGGCCTGTTCCCCTCGGCGCGGCGCTTCCGGGAGGAGTACGTCCGCCCGATCGAGAGCGGCAAGGTGCCCGAGAATCAGGAGGGCGGCCCCTTCCGCGCCGCCCGCCTGGAGCGGCTGCGACGGCGCATCCGCCCGCTCGTGCTGCGACGCACCAAGGAGCTCGTCGCCGCAGAGCTTCCCGCCAAGCAGGAGCAGGAGGTGCGCGTCGAGCTGGGAGCCGCGCATCGCGCGCTCTACGACACCGTGCTGCAGCGCGAGCGTCAGAAGGTGCTGGGGCTCCTCGACGATCTCGACCGCAACCGCTTCATCGTGTTCCGCTCGCTCACGCTGCTGCGGATGCTGAGCCTCGCGCCGGAGCTCGTCGACCGCGCCCACAGCCACATCGCGCCGAGCAAGCTCGGAGCGCTCTTCGACCAGCTCGACGAGGCGCTGTCGGAGGGCCACCGCGCGCTGGTGTTCAGTCAGTTCACGTCCTTCCTGGGCCTCGTCGCCGCCGAACTGGAGCGCCGCGGGGTGCCGTACGCGTACCTCGACGGCTCGACGCGGGACCGGGATGCTGCAGTGGCGGCGTTCCGCGGCGGCGAGGCGCCGGTCTTCCTCATCAGTCTGAAGGCCGGCGGGTTCGGGCTCACGCTGACGGAGGCCGACTACGTCTTCCTGCTCGATCCGTGGTGGAATCCCGCTGCCGAGGCGCAGGCGGTGGACCGCGCGCAC from the Microbacterium atlanticum genome contains:
- a CDS encoding type II 3-dehydroquinate dehydratase, with translation MTAARRLLLVNGPNLNLLGIREPAVYGTATLADVERLTTDAAARRGFDVRAVQSNHEGVLLDAIHAARDDCAGIVINPGGLTHTSVVLRDALSGVGLPVAEVHISDIRSREEFRHHSYIADVAVVHVMGEGVAGYGRAVDLLIDAITGHAEG
- the efp gene encoding elongation factor P, with the protein product MASTADIKNGVVLNIDGQLWSVVEFQHVKPGKGGAFVRTKLKNVVTGKVVDKTYNAGAKIEIENVDRRDFTYLYSDGDGFVFMDTSDYDQITVPAATVGDAKNFLLENQQVTIALNNGNPLYIDLPASVVLEITYTEPGLQGDRSSAGTKPATVETGYEIQVPLFLETGTKVKVDTRTGDYLGRVN
- the nusB gene encoding transcription antitermination factor NusB produces the protein MSSRSKARKRALDILFQADVRGDQPAVILAAEARRAAGEPARQASWLYAREIVDGVIDNQDAIDEQITTFAKDWSLARMPAVDRAVLRIATWELLYNDEVPAAVAIDEAVELAKEYSTDDSGAFVHGVLARIARAS
- a CDS encoding DEAD/DEAH box helicase: MDAVTPPFVDPSHIRAFTDAGSYVRGAAYFADGAVQQLRWDAGAGVLESSVEGGGGRSYRCRVRIDPQRADRPIAATSCTCPVQFDCKHTVATLLAANRLAAAAASPDDGTSWRAVFAPAPPARTDGIVLALGLELRQRIHRGASTWAPARVETATPRGLHQFGADVLVGMRPLQRSSRSDAWIKGGVSWDALRRPGGRFDPAHARWFAELHSIGRDVRSFGAFSDVSEWLTLDDIESGLLWPHLRSAAERGIPLVATKRGTVVTLADSATVAVRALRTAGGFDVAPVVTIDGERADAAAVRPVGRTGVYRFAVAPDRIELVLAPVALPDPVPTLLSARDPVRVPREEADEFVRDHLPRIARRVTVEAPGIALTAPPRPHLVVRVHFEPDHRLVYTLAWRYGDGDPLGLDAPGDDRDADAENVIRARVQDLWHEHAPVGFASSGSLAGLDAAEFASRLLPVLEEEPDVRIEVSGRRPRYRELTGDPRIDVRTVETADPDWFDLGVVVTIDGRRIPFGTLFTALTRGRRKILLSDGAYFSLAHPSLRRLRELIEEAGELEEWEAGPRISRYQTALWADFEDLADEAQPAVAWRATVEGLRRADGVPETALPAGLHAELRPYQRDGYDWLSFLWHHRLGGILADDMGLGKTLQLLALIAHARESGEARPFLVVAPTSVVSTWRTEAERFAPGLRVRVVGATRAKRGPTAAGAAEATDVVVTSYTLLRLNEREFRDVEWAGVILDEAQFVKNSRTKAYRAVRDLPADVVYAVTGTPLENSLTELWALLSLTAPGLFPSARRFREEYVRPIESGKVPENQEGGPFRAARLERLRRRIRPLVLRRTKELVAAELPAKQEQEVRVELGAAHRALYDTVLQRERQKVLGLLDDLDRNRFIVFRSLTLLRMLSLAPELVDRAHSHIAPSKLGALFDQLDEALSEGHRALVFSQFTSFLGLVAAELERRGVPYAYLDGSTRDRDAAVAAFRGGEAPVFLISLKAGGFGLTLTEADYVFLLDPWWNPAAEAQAVDRAHRIGQHRSVLVYRLIASDTIEEKVMALQRRKARLFSSVMDDDALFGQALTADDIRGLFDR